A single Acaryochloris thomasi RCC1774 DNA region contains:
- the trhO gene encoding oxygen-dependent tRNA uridine(34) hydroxylase TrhO produces MPDHSLVIEPPCDRPIVVATMYKFIYIEDCLPLKEQLIEIFQAHNLMGTILLATEGLNGTVAGPASGIEALFQFLHQDSRFVDLWPKLSYVPSPPFKRMKVKVRREIVSMGLEGIDPAEKTGTHIDPKNWNELIRDPEVLVIDTRNQYEYEIGTFEGAKSPETENFRQFPQFVDEQLNPKEHPKVAMFCTGGIRCEKASAYLLEQGFEEVYQLEGGILNYLQAHQPENSLWNGECFVFDERVAVDEQLQPGSHTMCFGCRHPLSEQDYQSEKYEPGISCPHCFDQLTESQRASFAERRLQMELAAQRSQKHLGTSEET; encoded by the coding sequence ATGCCAGATCATTCACTCGTTATAGAGCCACCTTGCGATCGCCCTATCGTAGTGGCAACCATGTATAAATTTATATACATAGAAGACTGCCTGCCCCTCAAAGAGCAGCTCATCGAAATTTTTCAGGCCCACAACCTCATGGGCACCATTCTCTTAGCCACAGAAGGCTTAAATGGCACCGTTGCCGGTCCAGCATCGGGAATAGAGGCTCTATTTCAGTTTTTGCATCAAGATTCACGATTTGTTGACCTATGGCCGAAGCTTTCCTACGTACCAAGCCCCCCCTTTAAACGCATGAAAGTTAAGGTGAGGCGCGAGATTGTCTCCATGGGCTTAGAGGGCATCGATCCAGCAGAGAAAACCGGCACCCATATTGATCCTAAAAACTGGAATGAGCTGATCCGAGACCCCGAAGTGCTGGTAATTGATACTCGCAATCAGTATGAGTATGAGATTGGTACCTTTGAAGGGGCTAAGTCGCCTGAGACCGAGAATTTTCGACAATTCCCGCAGTTTGTTGATGAGCAGCTTAATCCCAAAGAGCACCCAAAAGTCGCAATGTTTTGTACCGGTGGAATTCGTTGTGAGAAGGCTAGCGCCTATCTATTGGAACAGGGATTCGAAGAGGTCTATCAGCTAGAGGGCGGCATTCTCAATTACCTACAGGCGCACCAGCCTGAAAATTCTCTATGGAATGGCGAATGCTTTGTCTTCGACGAGCGCGTTGCCGTCGATGAACAGCTTCAACCCGGTAGCCATACCATGTGTTTTGGCTGTCGCCACCCGCTATCCGAGCAAGACTATCAATCAGAGAAATACGAGCCAGGCATCTCCTGCCCCCATTGCTTCGATCAGCTAACTGAAAGCCAGCGTGCTAGCTTTGCAGAGCGCAGATTACAGATGGAGCTTGCGGCCCAACGCAGCCAAAAACATCTGGGAACATCGGAAGAAACGTAA
- a CDS encoding mechanosensitive ion channel family protein produces MNDGIKALTEKLLLFTPQLISGLLSLLVFWFLSLVAGRIVDQVGRRSHLDRDIVNLLRRVVSVGIILVGITVSMGTMGVDVSAMVASLGLTGFALGFALKDVLSNLLSGVLVLTYRPFIRGDWITVSGLEGTVIEIDLRYTTLETEGDRILIPNSTLFTNPITVRKP; encoded by the coding sequence ATGAACGACGGCATTAAAGCATTGACTGAGAAACTCTTGCTATTTACCCCTCAGCTCATTTCAGGTTTACTGAGCCTGCTTGTCTTCTGGTTTCTCAGTCTCGTTGCCGGAAGGATTGTTGATCAGGTCGGTCGGCGTAGCCATCTAGATCGGGATATTGTTAACCTTCTGCGCCGAGTGGTCTCTGTGGGCATCATTCTAGTGGGTATAACCGTCTCAATGGGCACGATGGGGGTTGATGTCTCAGCGATGGTTGCTAGCCTAGGTCTGACGGGCTTTGCTCTAGGCTTTGCCCTCAAGGACGTTCTGTCAAATTTGCTCTCTGGTGTACTTGTCTTGACCTACCGTCCGTTTATCCGTGGGGACTGGATTACGGTGTCGGGTTTAGAGGGAACGGTGATTGAAATTGATCTGCGCTACACAACCCTGGAAACTGAAGGAGATCGCATCCTAATACCGAATTCAACGCTGTTTACAAATCCTATTACGGTGCGTAAACCGTAA
- a CDS encoding TIGR00341 family protein, whose translation MTHKSSPSLKRRLLKLRFFRQLIRTRKKISEIWNQNSGDWSWVIEKKRPIAALNRSLWKASVPSLSFYALLSLSGVISTLGLLANSAAAIIGAMIIAPLMGPIIGMAYAMTVGNRRLLKRSVLTTFKGVILSVLTAAIITFLIGLKTPSSEILIRVRPTLIDLGVALAAGAAGAFAQSRRQVENALPGVAISVALVPPLSVIGIGIAWANTNIAVGATVLFATNLIGIILSGSLVFLFQSYGSLERARKSLVAGGVSLLILGVPLGWSLRNILVRQQLKSEINTLISRESLTFANTEIQRLEVRPDFDSAFVELDVAAPPGTISQKQVQLVRQFLVERLEQPVQLKVRVVPTEFFEDGIEP comes from the coding sequence ATGACCCATAAATCTTCACCCTCGCTGAAGCGCAGACTACTGAAGCTACGCTTTTTTCGGCAGCTCATCCGCACGCGCAAAAAAATCTCTGAGATTTGGAATCAGAATAGCGGTGATTGGAGTTGGGTCATTGAAAAGAAAAGGCCCATCGCTGCGCTGAACCGTAGCCTCTGGAAGGCCTCGGTTCCCTCTTTAAGCTTCTATGCGCTTCTGAGTCTGTCTGGTGTGATCTCAACGCTAGGGCTGCTTGCCAATAGTGCTGCCGCCATTATTGGTGCCATGATCATTGCTCCCTTGATGGGGCCTATTATTGGGATGGCCTATGCCATGACTGTGGGGAACCGACGCTTGCTGAAGCGATCGGTATTGACCACCTTCAAGGGCGTCATTCTTTCTGTTTTGACTGCCGCGATTATTACATTTCTCATCGGTTTGAAAACGCCGAGTTCAGAGATTTTAATTCGGGTCAGGCCCACCTTGATTGACTTAGGCGTAGCGCTGGCAGCAGGGGCTGCTGGAGCCTTTGCCCAGTCGCGGCGTCAGGTTGAAAATGCCCTGCCTGGGGTCGCAATCTCTGTCGCGTTAGTGCCACCACTGAGCGTGATTGGCATTGGGATCGCTTGGGCCAACACAAATATTGCGGTAGGGGCCACTGTCCTATTTGCCACCAACTTGATTGGTATTATTCTCAGTGGTTCACTTGTTTTCCTTTTTCAGAGCTATGGTTCTCTCGAACGAGCGAGAAAGAGCTTGGTGGCCGGGGGCGTCTCCCTACTGATTCTTGGAGTACCTCTCGGCTGGTCTCTACGTAATATTTTGGTGCGACAGCAGCTCAAATCTGAAATAAATACCCTAATTTCACGTGAATCGCTAACCTTTGCCAATACTGAGATTCAGCGCCTTGAGGTTCGCCCTGATTTTGATAGTGCTTTTGTTGAGTTAGATGTTGCCGCACCCCCGGGCACCATCTCTCAAAAACAGGTGCAGTTGGTTCGTCAGTTTCTTGTTGAACGTCTTGAGCAGCCCGTCCAGCTTAAGGTACGCGTTGTACCCACAGAATTTTTTGAAGATGGAATAGAGCCTTAA
- a CDS encoding YihY/virulence factor BrkB family protein translates to MPPKLKRAIKLLRMTIAKWQADKASRLAAALAYYTAFSLAPILVIVIAILSLAFGEEAAQAQILAQFRDLVGDDGAAIVKVMMRDTQQSGSGITATLSSLVFLVFGATGMFAQLQDALNTIWQVKPKPGRGIVSFVRDRVLSFAMVLGIGFLLLVALIFSAGLAVISEYLNKGSEGLIQIGQFLDLVISFGVITILFAMIYKVLPDVMIKWSDVWVGAIMTSILFSVGKALIGLYLGHSSFSSTYGAAGSLAVLLLWVYYSAQILFFGAELTQVYAQKYGSKILPARYAVSVNPDQPPPT, encoded by the coding sequence ATGCCCCCGAAACTAAAGCGAGCCATTAAGTTGCTGAGGATGACAATTGCGAAGTGGCAGGCCGACAAAGCCTCTCGACTGGCGGCGGCTCTGGCTTACTACACAGCCTTTTCGCTCGCTCCCATTCTCGTAATTGTGATTGCGATCTTGAGTCTTGCCTTCGGTGAAGAGGCAGCCCAGGCTCAGATTCTAGCTCAGTTTAGAGATCTGGTTGGCGACGATGGTGCAGCTATTGTAAAGGTCATGATGCGGGATACGCAGCAGTCAGGGTCCGGTATTACTGCCACACTCAGCAGTCTTGTCTTTTTGGTTTTTGGAGCCACCGGCATGTTTGCGCAACTCCAGGATGCTCTGAATACAATCTGGCAGGTCAAGCCCAAACCCGGTCGAGGGATTGTCAGTTTTGTGCGCGATCGCGTTTTATCTTTTGCGATGGTTTTAGGTATTGGCTTTCTGCTGCTCGTAGCTCTGATCTTCAGTGCGGGCCTTGCAGTCATCAGTGAGTATCTCAACAAAGGCTCGGAAGGTTTGATTCAAATTGGTCAATTCCTGGACCTTGTGATCTCATTTGGCGTGATCACTATCTTGTTTGCCATGATTTATAAAGTGCTGCCAGACGTCATGATCAAGTGGAGTGACGTCTGGGTTGGTGCGATCATGACCTCGATTTTATTCTCGGTGGGTAAAGCTCTGATTGGTCTTTATCTCGGCCACAGCAGCTTTAGCTCGACCTATGGCGCAGCCGGGTCTCTTGCTGTTCTTCTACTATGGGTATATTACTCAGCTCAAATTCTCTTTTTTGGTGCTGAACTGACACAGGTTTATGCCCAAAAATATGGCTCTAAAATATTGCCTGCTCGGTATGCCGTTTCAGTTAATCCAGACCAGCCTCCTCCGACTTGA
- the lepA gene encoding translation elongation factor 4, whose amino-acid sequence MTDVPVSRIRNFSIIAHIDHGKSTLADRLLQVTGTVQAREMKEQFLDSMDLERERGITIKLQAARMNYKAQDGEEYVLNLIDTPGHVDFSYEVSRSLAACEGALLVVDASQGVEAQTLANVYLAIENDLEIIPVLNKIDLPGAEPERVKDEIEEIVGLDCSGAIHASAKAGIGVDEILESIVHLVPPPEDTTDKPLRALIFDSYYDVYRGVIVYFRVMDGTVKTGDRIHLMASGKEFDIDELGVLSPTQVQVGELHAGEVGYIAASIKAVEDARVGDTITLAKAEAADPLPGYVEAKPMVFCGMFPIDADQFPDLRDALERLKLNDAALNYEPETSSAMGFGFRCGFLGLLHMEIVQERLEREYNLNLIITAPSVVYRVTTNTGEVITIDNPSTLPEPNHREKIEEPSVQVDMITPEEFVGTLMELGQDRRGEFKDMKYLTPGRTTLIYQLPLAEVVTDFFDQMKSRSRGYASMEYQLIGYRENHLVKLDILINEDPVDSLAAIVHRDKAYGMGRALVSKLKELIPRHQFKIPIQAAIGSKVIASERIPALRKDVLAKCYGGDVSRKRKLLEKQKKGKKRMKSVGSVDVPQEAFMAVLKLKDD is encoded by the coding sequence ATGACTGACGTTCCCGTCTCTCGTATTCGCAACTTTTCGATCATTGCCCATATCGATCACGGCAAGTCTACGCTGGCAGATCGCCTATTGCAGGTGACCGGTACGGTGCAGGCTCGGGAAATGAAAGAGCAGTTCCTCGACAGCATGGATCTTGAGAGAGAGAGAGGCATCACTATCAAGCTGCAGGCTGCTCGGATGAACTACAAGGCCCAAGACGGTGAAGAATATGTGCTTAATCTGATTGACACACCGGGGCATGTGGACTTTTCTTATGAAGTGTCGCGATCTCTAGCCGCTTGTGAAGGAGCTTTGCTGGTTGTTGATGCTTCCCAAGGGGTTGAAGCTCAAACTTTGGCAAACGTTTACCTCGCTATTGAGAATGATTTGGAGATTATCCCCGTCCTCAACAAGATTGATTTGCCGGGTGCTGAGCCTGAGCGGGTTAAGGACGAAATTGAAGAGATTGTAGGGCTTGACTGCAGTGGGGCCATTCATGCTTCAGCGAAGGCTGGCATTGGTGTTGATGAAATTCTGGAATCCATTGTTCATCTTGTGCCGCCGCCGGAAGATACGACCGATAAGCCGCTGCGGGCTTTGATCTTTGACAGTTATTACGATGTATACCGAGGCGTCATTGTATATTTCCGCGTCATGGATGGGACCGTTAAGACGGGCGATCGCATCCACCTGATGGCCTCAGGCAAAGAATTTGATATCGATGAACTCGGTGTTCTCTCACCGACTCAGGTCCAGGTTGGTGAACTCCATGCCGGAGAAGTGGGTTACATTGCAGCCTCTATCAAGGCTGTAGAAGATGCTCGGGTGGGCGACACCATTACCCTTGCCAAAGCCGAGGCTGCAGACCCCCTACCAGGTTACGTTGAAGCGAAGCCGATGGTGTTCTGCGGGATGTTTCCCATTGATGCCGATCAGTTCCCTGATTTGCGCGATGCTTTGGAGCGCCTAAAGCTGAATGACGCAGCCCTTAACTATGAGCCTGAGACCTCCAGCGCGATGGGCTTTGGCTTCCGGTGCGGCTTTTTGGGCCTGCTGCATATGGAAATTGTGCAGGAGCGTTTAGAGCGTGAGTACAACCTCAACCTGATTATTACGGCCCCTTCAGTGGTCTATCGCGTCACCACCAATACGGGAGAGGTGATCACGATTGATAACCCCAGTACTCTGCCAGAGCCAAACCACCGCGAAAAAATTGAAGAGCCCTCCGTTCAAGTCGATATGATTACCCCCGAGGAGTTTGTGGGGACGCTGATGGAGCTGGGCCAAGATCGGCGAGGCGAATTCAAGGATATGAAATACCTGACGCCGGGGCGGACAACGTTAATTTATCAATTGCCCTTGGCGGAAGTTGTCACAGACTTTTTTGACCAGATGAAGTCGCGATCGCGCGGCTACGCCAGCATGGAGTATCAGTTAATTGGCTATCGCGAGAACCATCTGGTGAAGCTTGATATTTTGATCAATGAAGATCCGGTTGATTCGCTCGCGGCCATCGTGCATCGCGATAAAGCATACGGGATGGGGCGGGCGCTAGTGAGCAAACTTAAAGAACTCATTCCCCGCCATCAGTTTAAGATTCCGATTCAGGCTGCGATTGGCTCTAAGGTGATTGCTAGTGAGCGCATCCCAGCCCTGCGCAAGGATGTATTGGCGAAGTGCTACGGCGGCGACGTATCGCGGAAGCGCAAGTTACTAGAGAAGCAGAAAAAAGGCAAAAAGCGAATGAAGTCTGTGGGCAGTGTTGATGTGCCCCAGGAGGCTTTTATGGCTGTATTGAAGCTTAAAGACGATTAG
- a CDS encoding CHASE domain-containing protein → MQKQQSDVFLRTKKLSALPLAVTLCGVIALTFMAFWVVLQLEKSNRKKEFKLQASNAELSIQRALDRNIESIESIVALYNASETVERQEFQKFVEVRLLENSAIKALEWIPRIPSTERETYEQAARQEGFPNFQITERNLQGQIVRASQRLEYFPIYYIEPFQGNEPALGFDLASNPARLKAMNQARDQNQAIATAPIDLVQETLKGKKGILIFLPIFRQDQPINSIPARRQNLEGFTLSIFLIEDLMNRILDGTLPKGFEFYLLDQSLPQSEQLLYAASSTQKKTSGNFKGDIASTLQKGIYYTTTLDIAERKWLLIAKPNADSIVHQSSGLQWLVLASGGVVMLGSMANSLAQALERRQAASTLKKSEARFRALVTSAPVGIYQTSFQGECEFVNARWQAMTGLTIDEAMGTGWSHVLHPEDRERIWSEWSQATESGIEFESEYRFLTPQKKVVWVYGRAISLRDDAGTVTGYLGIVTDISDRKRAEEELQQLNQELSRSNQELGQFAYVASHDLQEPLRKIKSFTELLVKRYPEQGDEKAERYMNHIMDGTHRMQLLIRDLLTYSRAGRAELNIQTTDLNEILEGVKSDLAHIIAEREVQIDAQLLPTLSIDPSQMRQLFQNLISNAIKYCQADIPKVLIRVVQSEAFWTFTVQDNGIGIDPKYADRIFVIFQRLHNREAYSGTGIGLAVCKKIIERHGGKIWLDPSSQTGSTFMFTLPSKGQIQQQVKDGG, encoded by the coding sequence ATGCAGAAACAACAGAGCGATGTTTTTCTGCGCACGAAGAAATTATCAGCCCTACCATTAGCGGTGACACTATGCGGCGTGATAGCTCTAACTTTTATGGCCTTCTGGGTTGTACTACAGCTCGAAAAATCCAATCGAAAGAAAGAATTTAAATTACAGGCATCCAATGCAGAATTATCCATCCAAAGAGCATTGGATCGGAATATCGAATCCATCGAATCCATCGTTGCTCTTTACAATGCCTCTGAGACGGTTGAGCGGCAGGAGTTTCAAAAGTTTGTCGAAGTTCGCTTGCTTGAGAATTCAGCGATCAAAGCGCTGGAGTGGATACCACGGATCCCCTCTACCGAACGAGAGACCTACGAACAGGCAGCTAGACAAGAGGGGTTCCCTAACTTCCAAATCACCGAGCGCAATCTGCAGGGGCAGATAGTCAGGGCCAGTCAACGCCTAGAATACTTCCCCATCTATTACATAGAACCCTTTCAAGGCAATGAGCCTGCACTTGGCTTCGATCTAGCATCTAATCCGGCTCGACTAAAGGCGATGAATCAAGCCCGAGATCAAAATCAAGCGATCGCCACCGCTCCCATTGACTTGGTACAAGAAACACTAAAAGGCAAGAAAGGTATTCTCATCTTTTTGCCCATCTTTCGCCAAGATCAACCGATCAACTCTATTCCAGCTCGTCGCCAGAACCTAGAAGGATTTACCCTTAGCATTTTCCTGATTGAGGATCTGATGAACCGTATCTTGGATGGCACCCTCCCAAAGGGCTTCGAATTTTACCTCTTGGATCAATCATTGCCTCAGAGCGAACAACTCCTCTACGCCGCTTCGTCCACTCAAAAGAAGACCTCTGGCAATTTTAAGGGGGATATAGCTAGCACTCTTCAGAAAGGAATTTATTACACCACAACCCTAGATATTGCTGAACGGAAATGGTTACTGATTGCCAAACCTAATGCAGACTCTATTGTCCATCAAAGTTCTGGTCTTCAATGGTTGGTTTTGGCGAGTGGGGGAGTCGTGATGCTTGGATCTATGGCGAACTCGTTGGCGCAAGCCCTTGAGCGCAGACAGGCAGCATCCACCTTGAAAAAGAGTGAAGCTAGATTTAGAGCATTAGTGACCTCCGCCCCAGTTGGGATTTATCAAACCTCTTTCCAGGGAGAGTGTGAGTTCGTAAACGCCCGTTGGCAAGCTATGACAGGACTTACGATAGATGAGGCAATGGGAACTGGCTGGTCTCATGTACTCCATCCTGAGGATCGAGAGCGAATTTGGAGCGAATGGTCTCAGGCGACTGAATCGGGGATAGAGTTTGAGTCGGAATATCGATTCTTGACGCCCCAGAAAAAGGTGGTTTGGGTGTATGGCCGGGCGATCTCACTTCGAGATGATGCTGGAACCGTGACGGGCTATTTAGGAATCGTAACGGATATTAGCGATCGCAAGCGCGCAGAAGAAGAACTGCAGCAACTCAACCAAGAACTCTCTCGCTCTAATCAAGAGCTGGGTCAGTTTGCCTATGTTGCGTCTCATGATCTGCAGGAACCACTCCGTAAAATCAAAAGCTTCACCGAACTCTTGGTCAAACGCTACCCAGAACAAGGAGACGAAAAAGCAGAGCGTTATATGAACCACATTATGGATGGGACCCATCGGATGCAGTTACTGATCCGCGATTTGCTGACCTATTCTCGAGCCGGACGAGCGGAACTTAATATTCAAACCACTGACCTAAACGAAATCTTAGAGGGCGTTAAGTCTGACCTCGCCCACATTATTGCAGAACGAGAGGTCCAGATTGATGCTCAGCTCCTGCCAACTCTATCTATAGATCCGTCGCAAATGCGGCAGTTGTTTCAGAATCTAATCAGTAATGCAATCAAATACTGTCAAGCTGATATCCCCAAAGTTTTAATTCGGGTCGTTCAATCTGAAGCATTCTGGACTTTTACCGTTCAAGATAACGGCATTGGTATTGATCCTAAGTATGCTGATCGTATTTTTGTGATTTTCCAGCGCCTTCACAACCGTGAAGCCTATTCTGGGACCGGGATTGGCCTAGCAGTCTGCAAAAAAATTATTGAGCGACACGGTGGTAAAATCTGGCTCGATCCATCATCTCAAACTGGATCTACATTTATGTTTACGCTACCCAGCAAAGGCCAAATTCAGCAACAAGTTAAGGATGGCGGATAG
- the acsF gene encoding magnesium-protoporphyrin IX monomethyl ester (oxidative) cyclase yields MVNTLSKPEPSEMRDGIKSPAAETILTPRFYTTDFDEMAKMDLSINEDEMQAILDEFKIDYNKTHFVRDDRFEKSWDHIDGEKRKLFIEFLERSCTAEFSGFLLYKEISRRIKDKNPMLAECFNLISRDEARHAGFLNKAMSDFNLSLDLGFLTKSRSYTFFKPKFILYATYLSEKIGYWRYITIYRHLEQNPDDCIYPIFEFFENWCQDENRHGDFFDALMRSQPDILKDWKARLWCRFFLLSVFATMYLNDLNRSDFYAMLGLNAREYDKEVIEKTNDTAGRVFPIVLDVNHPDFYRRLETCVANGEKLRAVDASNASKPVKTLKKLPAFISNAIQFLNLYLLKPIPTAQLEGTIR; encoded by the coding sequence GAAATGCGCGATGGGATAAAATCCCCCGCCGCTGAGACAATCCTCACGCCACGGTTTTACACCACCGATTTTGATGAAATGGCGAAGATGGACCTCTCGATCAATGAGGACGAGATGCAGGCCATCCTGGATGAATTCAAGATTGACTACAACAAAACTCACTTTGTGCGGGACGATCGCTTTGAAAAGTCCTGGGATCATATTGACGGTGAGAAGCGCAAGCTCTTTATTGAGTTTCTAGAGCGCTCCTGTACGGCGGAGTTTTCGGGTTTCTTGCTCTACAAAGAAATCAGCCGCCGCATCAAAGATAAGAACCCTATGCTGGCGGAGTGTTTTAACCTCATCTCCCGAGATGAAGCTCGCCATGCCGGTTTTCTGAACAAGGCGATGTCTGACTTCAACCTGTCTCTTGATCTAGGTTTCTTGACCAAGAGCCGCAGCTACACGTTCTTCAAGCCTAAGTTCATTCTCTATGCCACCTACCTCTCTGAGAAGATTGGTTACTGGCGCTACATCACCATCTATCGCCACCTAGAGCAGAATCCTGACGACTGCATCTACCCCATCTTTGAGTTCTTTGAGAACTGGTGCCAGGATGAAAATCGCCACGGCGACTTCTTTGATGCGCTGATGCGATCGCAACCCGATATTCTTAAAGACTGGAAAGCACGGCTCTGGTGCCGTTTCTTCTTGCTGTCGGTGTTTGCCACCATGTATCTCAATGATCTAAACCGCTCTGACTTTTATGCCATGCTGGGCCTCAATGCCCGTGAGTATGACAAGGAGGTTATTGAGAAGACTAACGATACTGCGGGTCGCGTATTCCCCATCGTGTTAGATGTTAATCATCCTGACTTCTATCGCCGCTTAGAAACCTGCGTTGCGAATGGTGAGAAGCTCCGTGCTGTGGATGCTTCCAATGCGTCCAAGCCGGTTAAGACTCTCAAGAAGCTACCTGCGTTTATCTCCAACGCCATCCAGTTTCTAAATCTCTATTTGCTCAAGCCAATTCCTACGGCTCAGCTAGAGGGCACTATTCGATAG